The Spirosoma foliorum genome has a window encoding:
- a CDS encoding RloB family protein, with protein sequence MARKAIKVDSKRFARQETSRKQDIQAKRKYYLIVCEGTETEPNYFNGLKKSLRPGMIEMVDLHAEGTGHDPLTVVNDALEIRKRQEEFSGRVFDEVWAVFDRDDFPAQRFNNAISKGRDVGVHCAWTNEAFELWFLLHFQFVQHGMSRGQYKAKLEKELAQKMGLPFAYNKNSREMYDLLIKHGNQEQAILWAERLEAVFAGQTDYSNHNPCTKVHTLIAKLLYPGKKEDESMNDYLQQRRENVRKRA encoded by the coding sequence ATGGCCAGAAAAGCGATTAAAGTTGATAGTAAGCGATTTGCTCGTCAAGAAACTTCCCGAAAACAGGATATCCAAGCCAAACGTAAGTACTATTTGATCGTTTGTGAAGGGACTGAAACTGAGCCGAATTACTTCAATGGGCTTAAAAAGAGTTTGCGGCCAGGGATGATTGAGATGGTAGACCTTCATGCGGAAGGGACTGGTCATGATCCACTTACTGTTGTCAATGACGCTTTAGAAATTCGTAAGCGTCAAGAAGAGTTTTCGGGGAGAGTGTTTGATGAAGTCTGGGCAGTATTTGATAGAGATGACTTTCCTGCACAACGGTTTAATAATGCAATTTCTAAAGGGCGTGATGTCGGCGTTCACTGTGCTTGGACCAATGAAGCTTTTGAACTGTGGTTCCTCCTTCATTTTCAATTCGTCCAGCATGGTATGTCTCGTGGCCAGTATAAAGCCAAGCTTGAGAAAGAGTTAGCTCAAAAAATGGGACTTCCTTTTGCTTATAATAAAAATAGCCGGGAAATGTATGACCTGCTCATTAAGCACGGAAATCAAGAACAAGCAATTTTGTGGGCTGAGAGGTTGGAGGCAGTATTTGCTGGACAAACTGATTACTCCAATCACAACCCGTGTACAAAAGTGCATACTCTAATAGCAAAACTGCTCTACCCCGGTAAGAAGGAAGATGAAAGTATGAACGACTACCTGCAACAGCGACGGGAGAACGTGCGTAAGAGAGCATAA
- a CDS encoding glycosyltransferase family 9 protein: MRRPIKILILQFTSIGDVVLTTPVIRCIKQQIPNAIVHFCTQQSYRSIVDYNPHIAQTHYSNGSLVKLIKELRAEQFDYVVDLQNTFQTRLIKATLGCRSYSVAKQPFREWLYIRWKVNAMPEQHIVDRYMAAIQPLGVENDGRGLDYFIPYKDEVERDWLPETHQNGFVAYAIGGQSPTRRLPVLRMIELCLKINYPIVLLGDEADRKRGNDIVKALGERHIYNACGQFNLNQSASLLQQARVVFSHDTGLMHIAAAFRKKVYSIWGSTTPQFGFYPYKTPHVRLETPSLGCRPCSATSSGNCPMKHFKCMNSLPFDFEVKELRAKKKFE, translated from the coding sequence ATGAGACGACCGATAAAAATCTTGATTCTACAGTTTACATCTATCGGTGATGTTGTGCTTACAACGCCTGTTATTCGCTGTATAAAGCAGCAAATTCCAAATGCAATCGTGCATTTCTGCACACAACAGTCCTATCGGTCAATCGTCGACTACAACCCACACATTGCCCAAACACATTATAGCAACGGTAGTCTGGTTAAACTAATCAAAGAGCTTCGCGCCGAACAGTTTGATTATGTGGTTGATCTGCAAAACACGTTTCAAACCCGCCTAATCAAAGCGACTTTAGGGTGCAGATCCTACAGCGTTGCAAAACAACCCTTTCGGGAGTGGCTGTATATTCGATGGAAAGTGAACGCTATGCCTGAGCAACATATCGTTGACCGATACATGGCAGCAATACAACCGCTGGGCGTTGAAAACGACGGGCGGGGGCTGGATTATTTCATTCCTTACAAAGACGAAGTTGAACGAGACTGGCTTCCCGAAACGCACCAGAATGGGTTTGTGGCTTATGCCATTGGCGGCCAAAGTCCAACCCGCCGACTGCCGGTTTTGCGTATGATTGAGTTATGCCTTAAGATCAATTACCCGATTGTCCTGCTAGGCGACGAAGCTGATCGTAAGCGGGGAAATGATATAGTAAAAGCCCTTGGCGAACGGCATATCTACAATGCTTGTGGCCAATTTAATCTCAACCAGTCTGCGTCTTTGCTACAACAGGCCCGAGTAGTGTTCAGTCATGATACAGGGCTGATGCACATTGCGGCTGCTTTTCGCAAGAAAGTATATTCTATATGGGGGAGCACAACGCCCCAGTTTGGATTTTATCCCTACAAAACGCCCCATGTCCGGCTTGAGACTCCCAGCCTGGGTTGCCGACCCTGTTCAGCTACCAGCTCGGGAAATTGCCCTATGAAACACTTCAAGTGTATGAACAGCCTCCCGTTCGATTTTGAAGTGAAAGAGTTAAGAGCAAAAAAGAAATTCGAGTAG
- a CDS encoding 2TM domain-containing protein, whose product MESMTTMPERDNYLWKKAKARVGFRIHLRTYLIINAGLWLIWVFTNFAFRSSGHYGSIFPWPFFPMIGWGIGLASHYLGVYHSNERSMIEEEYQKLVNQQR is encoded by the coding sequence ATGGAATCGATGACAACAATGCCTGAGCGCGATAATTACCTCTGGAAAAAAGCCAAAGCCCGTGTCGGCTTTCGGATTCATCTCCGCACGTATCTAATCATCAATGCTGGCCTGTGGCTCATCTGGGTCTTTACCAATTTTGCATTCCGTTCGTCGGGGCACTACGGCTCTATTTTCCCCTGGCCTTTCTTCCCCATGATTGGTTGGGGCATTGGCCTAGCTTCTCATTATTTGGGCGTCTATCACAGCAATGAACGCTCAATGATTGAGGAAGAATATCAGAAGTTAGTGAACCAGCAGCGCTAG
- a CDS encoding AAA family ATPase: MLIEFSVGNFLSIKDRQTLRLDAASISEHRDQLIDAGRYKLLRSAVIYGANASGKSNVLKAMETMSLIVTTSSRHSSTDSIEVEPFRLSTETEGKPSYFEVLFLLGGIRYRYGFEVDRKVVQSEWLFMARKEQEKTLFLREKNEINVFKDFKEGKGLEERTRDNALFLAICDQFNGELAKRILEWFSQLVSISGISHERLRRFTMRNIEKNDQSNLLKFINRVDLGINNISFGQESFPIDDLTGFTDEFKRLLVDGLKDGKLTTIETHHQKFDAEKKLIGYEFFDLDKNESSGTNKLFDLSGSIFDTLEDSGVLIVDELDAKLHPLMTQAIIRLFNQPELNPNNAQLIFATHDTNLLSGKLFRRDQIYFTEKDQYGATSLYSLVEYQEEDGTKVRKDRSFEEDYIRGRYGAIPFIGDLSKLAS, encoded by the coding sequence ATGCTTATTGAATTCAGTGTTGGCAATTTTCTTTCGATCAAAGACCGACAGACTTTGCGGTTAGACGCAGCGTCAATCAGCGAACACCGCGATCAGTTGATTGATGCAGGGCGTTATAAGTTATTGCGAAGTGCGGTCATATACGGGGCTAATGCAAGTGGGAAGTCGAATGTGTTGAAGGCAATGGAGACTATGAGCCTGATTGTAACAACTTCATCTAGACATTCTTCAACAGATTCTATTGAGGTTGAGCCATTTCGACTTAGTACAGAAACGGAAGGGAAGCCTAGCTACTTTGAGGTGTTATTTTTACTTGGTGGCATTCGATATCGTTACGGCTTTGAGGTTGATCGAAAAGTAGTGCAATCAGAATGGTTGTTCATGGCTCGGAAAGAACAGGAAAAAACACTTTTTCTACGAGAAAAGAATGAAATTAACGTATTTAAAGATTTTAAAGAAGGTAAAGGATTAGAAGAGAGAACACGTGATAATGCATTATTTCTGGCTATATGTGACCAATTCAATGGAGAATTAGCTAAGCGAATTCTGGAGTGGTTTAGCCAGCTTGTATCTATTTCTGGTATATCTCATGAAAGACTTCGGAGATTTACTATGAGAAATATAGAAAAAAATGATCAATCTAATTTATTGAAATTTATCAATAGGGTTGACTTAGGAATTAATAATATAAGCTTCGGGCAAGAATCTTTTCCAATTGACGATCTAACCGGATTTACCGATGAATTTAAAAGACTTTTGGTGGATGGTTTAAAAGATGGGAAGTTAACAACTATTGAAACACATCACCAAAAATTTGATGCAGAGAAAAAATTAATAGGCTACGAATTTTTTGATTTAGATAAAAATGAGTCGTCTGGCACAAATAAATTATTCGATTTGTCGGGGTCAATTTTCGATACATTGGAAGATAGTGGCGTCTTAATAGTTGACGAACTTGATGCCAAGTTACACCCCCTAATGACTCAAGCGATTATTCGTCTATTCAACCAACCTGAATTAAATCCGAATAATGCACAATTGATTTTTGCAACTCATGATACGAATCTTCTCTCAGGCAAGCTATTCAGACGCGATCAGATTTATTTCACTGAAAAAGACCAATATGGAGCAACAAGTCTCTATTCATTAGTTGAATATCAGGAAGAAGATGGCACAAAAGTCCGTAAAGACCGTTCGTTTGAGGAGGACTATATTCGGGGACGCTACGGAGCTATTCCATTCATTGGTGATCTATCGAAACTAGCATCCTGA
- a CDS encoding DUF4249 domain-containing protein: MSLYKRGIIALSSFLGLIAVVFSCITPFQPDTLSIPSSLVVEGQITNQPGPYIIKLSNTADYSFKSLNLVESGATVSITDNLGNQEVLKESPIGTYQTAASGIQGVVGRRYKLTIQTKAGKRYESDTELLSAAPPILNAYSESVYTPATGSTASKQIWNVYLDTKDPDTLGNYYKWNWTHYEFTDVCQKTYVSRINSYTGISCCTDCWNITRCYNCININSDVNINGKAISRQPIAEVPFTSLSRYYIEIEQQALSRGTYEFWKSVKQLTSNTGGLFDAAPSSVQGNLRCTSNPSEVVYGYFGAMGVSVTYLYVDRSSGKGNPLVDLPVNVPYPTNPPCITCENSLYQTPTKPRWWTY; this comes from the coding sequence ATGAGTTTGTATAAACGAGGTATTATCGCATTAAGTAGCTTTCTGGGGCTGATTGCTGTTGTGTTTTCCTGCATAACACCTTTTCAGCCCGACACACTCAGTATTCCATCGTCGTTAGTTGTTGAAGGCCAGATTACCAATCAGCCAGGTCCATACATTATTAAGCTGAGCAACACAGCCGACTATTCCTTCAAAAGTCTGAACCTGGTAGAATCTGGCGCAACGGTTAGCATTACAGACAATCTGGGAAATCAGGAAGTATTGAAAGAATCGCCCATTGGTACCTATCAGACGGCGGCTAGCGGTATTCAGGGCGTGGTGGGTCGGCGCTATAAATTGACCATTCAGACCAAAGCGGGCAAACGGTATGAGTCGGACACTGAGTTATTATCGGCCGCTCCACCTATTTTAAATGCCTATTCTGAATCGGTTTATACACCGGCGACTGGATCAACAGCATCAAAGCAAATCTGGAATGTCTATCTGGATACTAAAGACCCTGATACGTTGGGCAACTATTATAAATGGAACTGGACGCATTATGAGTTTACCGATGTGTGCCAGAAAACATATGTTTCTCGCATTAATAGTTATACGGGTATTTCCTGCTGTACCGATTGCTGGAATATTACCCGCTGTTATAACTGTATCAATATCAATTCCGACGTGAACATTAACGGAAAAGCTATTAGTAGGCAGCCAATTGCGGAAGTTCCATTTACCTCTTTAAGCCGCTATTATATCGAAATTGAGCAACAAGCGCTAAGTCGGGGCACGTATGAATTCTGGAAGAGCGTAAAGCAATTGACGAGTAATACGGGCGGGCTTTTCGATGCAGCTCCGTCGTCGGTGCAGGGTAATTTACGTTGCACAAGCAATCCTAGCGAGGTGGTCTACGGCTATTTTGGCGCTATGGGCGTTTCGGTAACTTATCTGTACGTCGATCGGAGTTCGGGTAAAGGGAACCCTTTAGTCGATTTGCCCGTCAATGTGCCTTATCCAACCAATCCTCCCTGTATCACCTGCGAAAATAGCCTTTATCAGACTCCAACGAAACCCCGTTGGTGGACTTATTAA
- a CDS encoding DUF4249 domain-containing protein, whose product MWSRGYVYAPFLLVLVLVISCVTEYQPDSISIPPALVVEGLITDQPGPYFVKLTRTADYSYKSLNLLETGATVIISDDLGNKETLIEQSPGGNYRTSSIQGVAGRTYKLTIKTQNGEQYESETEQIKASPPIGRLYYEYRYQSGASDNGQANGWDVYVDSKDPETPGDFYRWEWAHYEFTNVCKLVYVTNHYEGIPCCSDCWDITRCYINCINIMSDVNINGNSISRQFITRVPYTSGEKYYLEVTQQRLSKGIYEFFKAARQQVTNTGGLFDAAPGSIVGNIHSVSGSGAAAYGYFGAVGESVSHVLVDRSNAIGRPVYTNPVYTIASLSACIVCENSQYRTPVKPRWW is encoded by the coding sequence ATGTGGTCGCGCGGCTACGTATACGCACCGTTCTTACTGGTTTTGGTACTGGTTATTTCGTGTGTGACCGAGTATCAGCCAGACAGTATCAGTATACCGCCCGCTTTGGTTGTAGAAGGATTGATTACCGATCAACCGGGGCCCTATTTTGTGAAATTGACGCGCACCGCCGACTACTCGTACAAGAGCTTAAACCTGCTCGAAACCGGGGCAACGGTAATTATTTCGGATGATCTGGGGAATAAGGAAACTCTTATAGAACAATCGCCGGGCGGAAACTATAGGACATCGAGTATACAGGGCGTGGCGGGTAGAACCTATAAACTGACGATTAAAACCCAAAATGGCGAACAATATGAGTCAGAGACAGAACAGATAAAAGCATCGCCACCGATTGGTCGATTGTATTACGAATATCGGTATCAATCGGGAGCGTCAGATAACGGACAAGCCAATGGATGGGATGTCTACGTTGACAGTAAAGACCCCGAAACGCCCGGCGATTTCTACCGCTGGGAATGGGCTCATTACGAGTTTACAAATGTTTGTAAGCTGGTGTATGTGACAAACCATTATGAAGGAATTCCCTGTTGCTCCGACTGTTGGGATATTACCCGTTGTTACATCAACTGCATCAATATTATGTCTGATGTGAACATCAACGGAAATTCAATCAGTCGACAGTTTATTACGCGTGTACCTTATACTTCCGGCGAAAAATATTACCTGGAAGTAACCCAGCAGCGGTTGAGTAAGGGTATTTATGAGTTCTTTAAAGCAGCGAGACAGCAAGTGACGAATACGGGTGGTTTGTTTGATGCAGCACCAGGAAGTATAGTGGGAAATATTCATTCGGTTTCTGGTTCAGGAGCCGCTGCCTACGGGTATTTTGGGGCTGTGGGAGAGTCGGTTAGCCACGTGCTGGTAGATCGGAGTAATGCCATTGGCCGGCCAGTTTACACGAACCCGGTTTATACAATAGCATCGCTATCAGCTTGTATTGTTTGTGAGAATAGCCAGTACCGGACTCCTGTGAAGCCGCGTTGGTGGTAG
- a CDS encoding DUF4249 domain-containing protein, which yields MRKATMNSFGKGIWQYAVLLLMALVVSCITEFQPDRVSIATSLIVEGQITDQAGPYTVKLTRTADYSYASLNLLETGAVVTISDNLGNKETLTEQSPGGTYTTAANGIRGVAGRSYKLTIQTKAGKQYESEAEVLQAAPPITKLYYEYSIESGGVNFAQNQGWNVYIDTKDPEAPGNYYKWNWTHYEFTAVCSTKEITGQSYLSGLGCCSNCWNITRCYTCINLSSDVNINGQAISRQSIMRVPYKSTSKYYLEVQQQAISKGAYEFWKSVKGLVSNTGGLFDAAPSTVQGNLHCINDPATLVYGYFGATGIAEQYINVDRSTGQGTPDLDPPVVIPTPSPCVVCENSLYRTPIQPRWWQF from the coding sequence ATGAGAAAGGCGACAATGAATAGTTTCGGAAAAGGAATCTGGCAATATGCGGTCTTGCTGTTGATGGCATTGGTCGTTTCGTGCATAACGGAATTCCAGCCCGACAGGGTCAGTATAGCTACGTCATTGATTGTCGAAGGACAGATCACCGATCAGGCAGGTCCGTATACTGTGAAATTGACGCGCACAGCCGACTATTCCTACGCGAGTTTAAACCTGCTCGAAACCGGGGCCGTTGTTACGATCTCCGATAATCTTGGCAATAAGGAAACACTAACAGAGCAATCGCCCGGAGGAACGTACACAACAGCAGCCAATGGTATCCGAGGTGTTGCAGGGCGTAGTTACAAGCTGACGATTCAGACGAAAGCGGGGAAACAGTATGAATCGGAGGCCGAAGTGTTACAGGCAGCTCCGCCAATTACGAAACTGTATTATGAGTATTCCATCGAGTCGGGCGGGGTAAATTTTGCCCAAAACCAGGGGTGGAATGTGTATATAGATACCAAAGACCCTGAAGCGCCGGGCAACTATTACAAATGGAACTGGACGCATTATGAGTTCACAGCTGTCTGCTCAACCAAGGAAATTACCGGTCAAAGCTATTTATCTGGTCTGGGGTGTTGTTCCAACTGCTGGAATATTACCCGCTGTTATACCTGTATCAATCTAAGTTCCGATGTGAATATCAATGGGCAGGCCATTAGCCGCCAGTCTATCATGCGGGTTCCCTACAAATCAACCAGTAAGTATTACCTCGAAGTGCAGCAACAAGCTATCAGTAAAGGAGCTTACGAATTCTGGAAAAGTGTGAAAGGCTTGGTCAGCAATACCGGAGGGCTGTTCGATGCGGCTCCGTCTACGGTCCAGGGAAATTTACACTGTATAAATGACCCAGCTACATTGGTTTATGGGTACTTTGGAGCGACAGGTATAGCTGAACAATATATTAATGTGGATCGAAGTACCGGGCAAGGCACTCCCGATCTGGACCCACCAGTTGTTATTCCCACGCCTTCTCCCTGCGTTGTTTGCGAAAATAGTTTATATCGGACCCCTATTCAACCACGCTGGTGGCAGTTTTAA
- a CDS encoding carboxypeptidase-like regulatory domain-containing protein yields MRFLRLLLLSFCLINGAVAQQRVNPNGPTFSATGYVKDVKTGKPIQGVNIVVLNVSKGYVTAKDGFYTVQLPPGNYILRFSHVGYRSKQDTISLQKTLFREITMEDDSKDLEEVVVTSEAPDRNVRKIEIGVSQLTIKSIRRIPPLMGEVDIVRSLLLLPGVTTVGEGAPGYNVRGGSADQNLILFDDAPVFNSSHLMGFFSVFNPDVVSNVTLNRGGRCGCVWRSSVIGAGCENQRA; encoded by the coding sequence ATGCGTTTTTTACGTTTACTGTTACTGTCGTTTTGTCTGATCAATGGGGCAGTTGCCCAGCAACGAGTAAATCCTAACGGACCTACGTTTTCGGCGACGGGCTATGTCAAGGATGTGAAAACGGGTAAGCCTATTCAGGGAGTGAACATCGTAGTACTGAACGTATCCAAAGGCTACGTAACGGCAAAGGATGGGTTCTATACGGTGCAGCTTCCGCCAGGGAATTACATTCTGCGGTTTTCACACGTAGGCTATAGGTCTAAGCAGGACACGATTTCGCTGCAAAAAACGCTCTTCCGTGAAATCACGATGGAAGATGATTCGAAAGACCTGGAAGAGGTTGTCGTGACGAGTGAAGCACCGGATCGCAACGTGCGTAAAATTGAAATCGGTGTTTCCCAATTAACCATAAAAAGCATCCGGCGCATCCCGCCGTTGATGGGCGAGGTGGATATCGTGCGCAGCCTTCTGCTATTGCCCGGTGTAACAACGGTAGGCGAGGGGGCACCCGGCTATAACGTTCGAGGGGGCAGTGCGGATCAGAATTTGATTCTTTTTGATGATGCCCCTGTTTTCAATTCCAGCCATTTGATGGGTTTTTTCTCGGTGTTCAATCCCGATGTTGTGAGCAACGTAACCCTGAATCGGGGGGGGCGTTGCGGCTGCGTATGGAGGTCGAGCGTCATCGGTGCTGGATGTGAAAATCAAAGAGCCTGA
- a CDS encoding TonB-dependent receptor plug domain-containing protein: MKIKEPDAEKWGINGGIGIISSRLAVEGPLIKNKLSFLAAGRASFNDFLFKIAPPNLRGTKANFYDVTTKLKYQPDEKNTITLTGYISKDIFKLASDSLSGQEINASSTQFNYQTSNAVLRWNYFMNKQVNLATAVILSRYRANLSSPDSSNAFQLESGVWHKQIKSDLTFTPNETHQWQVGLSAIDYLIQPNTRTPGPYSNVLPVDLDRERAYELAAYIQDEWKINTNVALVAGLRYSALLSRGPATVRTYQENGPRQDETVTSTQTYGAGKIYHSTGGLEPRLAIRWSVGEGKAIKAGYSRLRQYIQQVTNTTAALPTSRWHLSDQYTKPVIADQWSLGYFRNTSDNAIEVSGEVYYKTLTNAIDYRDGAELQLAQAVETQIVQGKGQAYGFEGLLRKNKGRWTGFMSYTFARTFLTMDSPYTSERVNNGNPYPANYDKPHTLNVLATHRPTAWFSMSLNFTYSTGRPTTQPAAIARVAGVLVPIYVDRNQQRVPDYHRLDFSMTFEQNPLKKKKNQSSWVFSVYNVYAHKNAYSIFYKLSPASATDAYKLSIFGTAFPSLTYNFKF; encoded by the coding sequence GTGAAAATCAAAGAGCCTGATGCGGAGAAATGGGGTATCAACGGAGGAATTGGCATTATCTCAAGCCGGTTGGCGGTTGAAGGGCCACTGATCAAAAACAAACTGTCATTCCTGGCGGCTGGCCGGGCTTCGTTCAATGATTTTCTGTTCAAGATAGCTCCGCCGAACCTGAGAGGAACAAAGGCCAACTTCTATGATGTGACGACGAAACTTAAGTATCAGCCAGATGAGAAAAACACGATTACCCTGACAGGTTATATCAGTAAAGATATTTTCAAGCTGGCGTCTGATTCGCTCTCGGGGCAGGAGATCAATGCGTCGTCGACCCAGTTCAACTATCAGACGTCGAATGCCGTATTGCGCTGGAATTACTTCATGAATAAGCAAGTCAATCTGGCGACGGCGGTTATTTTGAGTCGATATCGGGCCAATTTATCATCGCCCGATTCATCGAATGCGTTCCAACTTGAGTCGGGCGTGTGGCACAAACAGATCAAATCCGATCTGACATTTACACCCAACGAGACGCATCAGTGGCAGGTGGGCCTTAGCGCTATCGATTATTTAATTCAACCCAACACCCGGACGCCTGGTCCCTATTCCAACGTACTGCCGGTAGATCTTGACCGTGAACGAGCCTACGAACTGGCAGCTTACATTCAGGACGAGTGGAAAATCAATACAAACGTAGCCTTAGTAGCCGGTTTGCGCTATTCGGCATTATTGAGTCGAGGGCCTGCCACAGTACGAACGTATCAGGAAAACGGGCCTCGTCAAGATGAAACCGTCACATCGACTCAAACGTATGGAGCTGGCAAAATTTACCATTCTACGGGCGGGCTGGAGCCTCGACTGGCAATCCGCTGGTCGGTAGGCGAGGGGAAAGCGATTAAAGCAGGCTATAGCCGATTGCGTCAATATATTCAGCAAGTGACGAATACAACGGCCGCTTTGCCGACTTCTCGCTGGCATTTGAGTGATCAGTACACAAAACCGGTCATTGCCGATCAGTGGTCGTTAGGTTATTTCCGAAATACGTCAGACAATGCCATTGAAGTATCGGGCGAAGTATATTATAAAACCCTGACGAATGCGATTGACTATCGCGACGGTGCTGAGTTGCAACTAGCCCAGGCAGTAGAAACTCAGATTGTACAGGGAAAGGGGCAAGCTTACGGATTTGAAGGATTGCTACGAAAAAATAAAGGTCGCTGGACAGGTTTTATGAGCTACACCTTTGCCCGCACATTCCTGACTATGGACAGCCCCTACACCAGCGAACGAGTAAACAATGGCAATCCATATCCGGCGAATTACGACAAGCCGCATACACTGAACGTACTGGCTACGCACCGACCAACAGCCTGGTTTAGCATGTCGCTCAATTTTACGTATAGCACAGGCCGCCCAACCACGCAACCCGCAGCCATTGCCCGTGTGGCCGGGGTACTGGTTCCGATCTATGTCGACCGAAATCAACAGCGGGTTCCTGATTATCACCGGCTCGATTTTTCGATGACGTTTGAGCAAAATCCGCTCAAGAAAAAGAAAAACCAGAGCAGTTGGGTCTTTTCCGTTTACAATGTGTACGCTCACAAAAACGCGTATTCGATCTTCTATAAACTGAGTCCTGCCTCTGCTACCGATGCGTATAAGCTGTCAATTTTCGGAACAGCTTTTCCATCGTTGACCTATAATTTTAAATTCTGA
- a CDS encoding helix-hairpin-helix domain-containing protein, with the protein MTNSEIVDLLELTARLMELHDRDQFKTRTFQTAAFNLDKSTADLANLPVDELVKLQGVGKSIAQKIREIAETGRLTELDELMAETPSGVLDMFRIKGLGVKKVRTLWRELGIDNLRDLQLAGENGQIAKIKGFGASTQEKILAALEFLQEQQGKVRMDKAAMIANMLHDELIKHFERVEVSGQVRLKAQEVDTIQLLVQTSDPVSAMLTLSNLPNLVQNERESSPFVWRGQLNGFDVQVEILFYSASQIDQQLFIHSAAEPHLKQAGPTGVSLLQAAYTTTDTVETAIYERAGLPYIVPEMREDDFAFRWASRHHNDELVTWEDLRGTLHNHSTWSDGKQSVAGMAAYCRELGLTYFGIADHSKTASYAGGLDAERVQQQQLEIDELNKGFGDDFRIFKGIESDILSDGSLDYDDATLATFDYVVASVHQTLTMSLEKATTRLLKAIENPYTTILGHPTGRLLLAREGYPIDHRAIIDACAEHNVVIEINASPYRLDIDWRWIEYAMQQGVMLSINPDAHDLAGLLDMHYGVAVGRKGGLTKAMTFNALTLPEMNDYLQQRREKIRG; encoded by the coding sequence ATGACTAATTCCGAAATCGTTGACCTGCTCGAACTAACGGCCCGGTTAATGGAACTCCACGACCGCGATCAATTTAAGACTCGTACCTTCCAGACAGCCGCGTTTAACCTGGATAAATCAACTGCCGATCTGGCTAACTTGCCTGTAGACGAGTTAGTTAAGCTGCAAGGCGTTGGTAAATCCATTGCTCAGAAAATCCGCGAGATTGCTGAAACAGGCCGCCTGACTGAACTTGATGAGTTAATGGCCGAAACACCGTCGGGCGTGCTGGATATGTTTCGTATCAAAGGGCTGGGTGTCAAGAAAGTACGTACATTATGGCGTGAGCTGGGTATCGACAACCTGCGTGATTTGCAGCTAGCGGGAGAGAACGGTCAGATTGCGAAGATCAAAGGCTTTGGGGCTAGCACGCAGGAGAAAATTCTGGCTGCTCTGGAGTTTTTGCAGGAGCAACAGGGCAAAGTGCGTATGGATAAAGCGGCCATGATCGCCAATATGTTACATGATGAACTGATAAAACACTTTGAGCGAGTTGAAGTCAGTGGGCAGGTTCGTTTGAAAGCACAGGAAGTCGATACGATACAATTACTCGTCCAAACCAGCGATCCTGTATCGGCCATGCTGACGTTGAGCAATTTGCCCAATCTGGTTCAAAATGAACGAGAATCGTCGCCGTTTGTGTGGCGTGGGCAACTCAATGGATTCGATGTGCAGGTGGAAATTCTGTTTTATTCTGCCAGCCAGATCGACCAGCAATTGTTTATTCATAGCGCTGCCGAGCCTCACTTGAAACAGGCTGGACCTACAGGCGTATCGCTTTTGCAGGCAGCTTACACAACGACAGATACCGTCGAAACCGCGATTTATGAACGGGCAGGCTTGCCCTACATCGTTCCTGAAATGCGCGAAGATGACTTCGCCTTTCGCTGGGCAAGTCGCCACCATAACGACGAGCTCGTAACCTGGGAAGACCTTCGCGGAACGCTCCATAACCACAGTACGTGGTCGGATGGGAAGCAATCGGTGGCGGGTATGGCGGCTTACTGCCGCGAATTGGGTTTAACGTATTTCGGTATTGCCGACCACTCCAAAACGGCTTCCTACGCGGGCGGGCTGGATGCGGAACGGGTACAACAGCAACAACTTGAAATTGATGAACTTAACAAAGGTTTTGGCGATGACTTCCGTATTTTCAAGGGCATTGAGTCAGATATCTTAAGCGACGGTTCCTTAGATTACGATGATGCTACACTAGCCACCTTCGATTATGTCGTGGCGTCTGTCCACCAAACCCTAACGATGTCGCTCGAAAAAGCAACCACACGCTTGCTTAAGGCCATCGAAAACCCATACACAACGATTCTTGGCCACCCAACCGGCCGATTGTTACTAGCTCGAGAAGGTTACCCCATCGATCACCGGGCCATCATCGACGCCTGTGCTGAACACAACGTCGTGATCGAAATCAACGCCAGCCCGTACCGTCTCGATATCGACTGGCGCTGGATCGAGTATGCCATGCAGCAGGGCGTCATGCTCAGTATTAACCCCGACGCGCACGATTTGGCTGGTTTGCTGGATATGCACTATGGCGTGGCCGTTGGCCGAAAAGGGGGCTTAACCAAAGCCATGACCTTTAATGCACTGACCTTACCAGAAATGAACGACTACCTGCAACAGCGACGGGAGAAAATTCGGGGATAA